Proteins from a genomic interval of Gordonia sp. SL306:
- a CDS encoding mycofactocin-coupled SDR family oxidoreductase: MGGRLEGKVAFISGAARGQGRSHAVRLASEGADIIAVDVCGPVTADSAIAAATSADLAETVELVKGQNRRIVAAEVDVRDYEALKAAVDNGVEQLGRLDVVVANAGIGNGGETLDKTSESDWQDMIDVNLAGVWKTVKASVPHLLASGSGGSVVLTSSVGGAKAYPNTGHYIAAKHGVIGLMKSFAVELGAESIRVNSVLPTNVNTPMFMNEGTMKLFRPDLENPGPEDMKIVAQMMHVLPIGWVEPEDISNAVLFLASDESRFITGVALPVDGGSLLK; encoded by the coding sequence ATGGGTGGACGCCTAGAGGGCAAGGTTGCCTTCATCAGTGGGGCAGCGCGAGGGCAGGGACGCAGTCATGCGGTCCGGTTGGCATCCGAAGGCGCGGATATCATCGCGGTCGACGTCTGCGGACCGGTCACCGCCGATTCCGCGATCGCCGCCGCCACCTCGGCAGATCTCGCCGAGACGGTGGAACTGGTCAAAGGCCAGAATCGTCGTATCGTCGCGGCCGAGGTCGATGTCCGTGACTACGAGGCGCTGAAGGCCGCGGTCGACAACGGAGTCGAACAGCTGGGCCGGCTCGACGTGGTGGTGGCCAATGCCGGAATCGGCAACGGCGGTGAGACGCTGGACAAGACCAGTGAGTCGGACTGGCAGGACATGATCGACGTGAACCTGGCCGGCGTCTGGAAGACCGTGAAAGCGTCTGTGCCACACCTGCTCGCGTCAGGAAGCGGCGGGTCTGTCGTGCTGACCAGCTCGGTCGGTGGTGCCAAGGCGTACCCGAACACCGGCCACTACATCGCGGCCAAGCACGGCGTGATCGGCCTGATGAAGAGCTTTGCCGTCGAACTGGGCGCCGAGTCGATCCGGGTCAACTCGGTCCTCCCCACGAATGTCAACACCCCGATGTTCATGAACGAGGGCACGATGAAACTGTTCCGGCCGGATCTGGAGAACCCGGGACCCGAGGACATGAAGATCGTCGCGCAGATGATGCACGTGCTGCCGATCGGTTGGGTCGAGCCCGAGGACATCAGCAACGCGGTGCTGTTCCTGGCGTCCGACGAATCCCGCTTCATCACTGGTGTCGCACTCCCGGTCGACGGTGGCAGCCTGCTCAAGTAG
- a CDS encoding TetR/AcrR family transcriptional regulator yields MAEVTVSSIFFRSDDEDDGPAIRELLMDATLAVMQSDGYPAVTPKRIAATSGVAQAVVAHHFPSMDALFLAVLRRDAHAALERWRRALTDDDPLGALWLINSESRTTQLNAEFMALAIHCEAVAAELRTYARQAREIETAAFDMVLRARGIDVQKYPPVVLATILSGIGRTVTGEAALGITAAHAETMEFIERCLRQFEIASASD; encoded by the coding sequence ATGGCTGAGGTCACGGTGAGTTCGATCTTCTTCCGTTCCGACGACGAGGACGACGGCCCTGCGATCCGAGAGCTGCTGATGGACGCAACTCTGGCGGTGATGCAGTCCGACGGATATCCCGCCGTGACGCCCAAGAGGATCGCCGCCACCTCTGGTGTGGCACAGGCCGTGGTTGCGCACCACTTCCCGAGCATGGACGCACTGTTCCTGGCCGTTCTGCGGCGTGACGCCCATGCGGCCCTGGAGCGATGGCGTCGAGCGCTCACCGACGACGACCCGCTCGGCGCTCTGTGGCTGATCAACAGCGAGAGCCGGACGACCCAGCTCAACGCGGAGTTCATGGCCCTGGCCATCCACTGCGAGGCCGTGGCCGCCGAACTGAGGACCTACGCACGCCAAGCACGTGAGATCGAGACGGCCGCGTTCGACATGGTGCTGCGTGCCCGCGGCATCGACGTCCAGAAATATCCCCCGGTGGTCCTGGCGACGATTCTCAGCGGTATCGGTCGAACCGTCACCGGTGAGGCGGCGCTCGGCATCACCGCCGCACACGCGGAGACCATGGAGTTCATCGAGCGTTGCCTGCGACAGTTCGAGATCGCCTCGGCCTCGGACTGA